In Silene latifolia isolate original U9 population chromosome X, ASM4854445v1, whole genome shotgun sequence, the following proteins share a genomic window:
- the LOC141620755 gene encoding uncharacterized protein LOC141620755, which produces MQCKERFWYLCLIYGEPVTHKREVVWNDLDQWIRSFENPFLLLGDFNQVDYQEDKWGGSKGRIPGASCFNKWKAQHFLMDIPFKGPRFTWCNKREDHSIVLERLDKGYGSWDWNDIFPNSGITHLPIQVSDHAPIIFETDLLSCNGRRPYRMEAWNLDYEECICLVHKEWSVSVPGSITVRMIRKFSRARNCMRLWSISKRKEWNKKWSDFDDNLEKGLHEIETMGVTRTFTTAYDSQVEYAKVSAKYWKQRAKIKWNIEGDTCSKYFFNWVKGRAGRNFIAGIKMDNGEWNFDTEDIMALFVQFYWSSAFKEGVNGVSFDEYFPLC; this is translated from the coding sequence ATGCAATGTAAAGAGAGATTTTGGTATTTGTGTCTTATTTACGGCGAACCAGTCACTCATAAGAGAGAAGTTGTTTGGAATGATCTCGACCAATGGATCCGATCTTTTGAAAACCCTTTCCTTCTTTTAGGGGACTTTAATCAAGTTGACTATCAAGAAGATAAATGGGGAGGTAGTAAAGGTAGGATCCCAGGAGCTTCATGTTTTAATAAATGGAAGGCTCAGCATTTTTTGATGGATATTCCTTTTAAGGGGCCAAGATTTACATGGTGTAACAAGAGAGAAGATCATAGTATAGTGTTGGAACGACTTGATAAGGGATACGGATCGTGGGATTGGAATGATATCTTTCCGAATTCTGGTATCACTCACCTTCCTATTCAAGTTTCGGACCATGCACCTATTATTTTTGAAACAGATTTACTTTCTTGTAATGGTAGAAGACCTTACAGAATGGAGGCCTGGAATCTGGACTACGAGGAGTGTATTTGTTTGGTACATAAAGAATGGTCTGTCTCTGTCCCTGGTTCTATTACGGTCAGAATGATACGAAAATTCTCTAGGGCTAGAAATTGTATGCGTCTCTGGTCTATTTCTAAAAGAAAAGAGTGGAATAAGAAATGGAGTGATTTTGATGACAATTTGGAAAAAGGTTTGCATGAAATTGAGACAATGGGAGTGACTCGGACTTTCACTACGGCGTATGATAGTCAAGTGGAGTATGCTAAGGTTTCGGCTAAGTATTGGAAACAGCGTGCCAAGATTAAATGGAATATAGAGGGAGATACTTGCTCCAAGTACTTCTTTAATTGGGTTAAGGGTAGAGCTGGCAGGAATTTTATTGCTGGGATTAAAATGGATAATGGGGAGTGGAATTTTGACACCGAGGACATTATGGCATTATTTGTCCAATTCTACTGGTCCAGTGCATTTAAGGAAGGAGTGAATGGGGTCTCATTTGATGAGTACTTCCCTCTTTGTTAA